A portion of the Juglans microcarpa x Juglans regia isolate MS1-56 chromosome 1D, Jm3101_v1.0, whole genome shotgun sequence genome contains these proteins:
- the LOC121248961 gene encoding DNA-directed RNA polymerases II, IV and V subunit 9B-like — translation MSTMKFCRECNNILYPKEDKDQNILLYACRNCDHQEVADNNCVYRNEIHHAVGERTQVLQDVAADPTLPRTKSVRCTQCNHGEAVFFQATARGEEGMTLFFCLL, via the exons ATGAGTACCATGAAATTTTGCCGCGAATG CAACAATATTCTCTACCCTAAGGAAGATAAGGACCAGAATATCCTCCTCTACGCGTGCCGCAACTGCGATCACCAG GAGGTTGCTGATAACAACTGTGTCTATAGAAACGAGATACACCATGCTGTTGGAGAGCGCACTCAAGTGTTACAGGATGTGGCTGCAGATCCAACTCTTCCTCGCACTAAATCTGTTCGCTGTACTCAATGCAACCATGGAGAGGCTGTCTTCTTCCAG GCCACTGCTAGAGGGGAGGAGGGTATGACGCTGTTTTTTTGTCTGCTGTAA
- the LOC121234653 gene encoding zinc finger CCHC domain-containing protein 10-like, translating into MSSKKEEKAQAAAERIKAATLTAAKGLSRAQAERAAAAAARNVNAYGQKEEGPSRWQEKREAKRQMYLNSTEKAVRLGERKDLKTTMSTISGVPSQCQKCFQSGHWTYECKNERVYISRPSRTQQLKNPKLRMRASIPYGVDNPDLKEEKAEKSSKKSKRKYRSVSDSGSDSEASVFETDSGTSSVTESDSSSDESSSGYSSSDSEEERRQRRKKKKQKRGRRRRDSSSSESSDSSESDSGDRTSHRKSKRHGRRR; encoded by the coding sequence ATGTCAAgtaagaaggaagagaaagccCAGGCTGCAGCTGAAAGAATCAAGGCAGCGACCTTGACTGCTGCGAAGGGTCTTAGTCGTGCTCAGGCTGAAAGGGCAGCGGCGGCTGCAGCCCGAAATGTTAATGCTTATGGGCAAAAGGAAGAAGGACCTAGCAGATGGCAGGAGAAAAGGGAAGCTAAGAGACAGATGTATCTGAATAGCACTGAAAAGGCTGTGAGATTAGGTGAAAGAAAAGACCTTAAGACCACTATGTCTACTATTTCGGGCGTGCCTTCACAATGCCAGAAGTGTTTCCAGAGTGGGCATTGGACATATGAATGCAAAAACGAACGAGTTTACATCTCTCGACCCTCTCGGACCCAGCAGCTCAAGAACCCCAAACTGAGGATGAGAGCATCAATCCCTTATGGTGTAGATAATCCAGACCTCAAGGAGGAGAAGGCTGAAAAGAGCtcaaagaaaagcaaaaggaagTATAGGTCAGTTTCTGATTCTGGCAGTGATAGTGAGGCCTCAGTTTTCGAGACTGATAGTGGGACATCATCAGTTACAGAATCGGATTCTTCTTCAGATGAGAGTAGCTCTGGTTATAGTTCATCTGATTCAGAAGAGGAGAGGAGGCAGcggaggaagaaaaagaagcagaAGAGGGGGAGGCGTAGGAGGGACAGCAGTTCTTCTGAGTCTTCTGATTCGTCAGAGTCTGATTCTGGTGATAGGACAAGTCACAGGAAGAGCAAGAGGCATGGTCGAAGGCGCTGA